One Agelaius phoeniceus isolate bAgePho1 chromosome 8, bAgePho1.hap1, whole genome shotgun sequence genomic region harbors:
- the MYSM1 gene encoding deubiquitinase MYSM1 isoform X1 encodes MAAADEPEVDIEGDPAAAPGDHENTASSLLQDHYLDSSWRTGNSLPWTLDSSISEENRAVIEKMLLEEEYYLSNKSLSEKIWLNQKEVEKRSMKSPHKKTGKVMVRSPTKSPGCSLKWTSEEKELFEQGLVKFGRRWTKIAKLIGTRTVLQVKSYARQYFRNKAKNGDSEKEEQSQCGSSLPMEDGAGMEAGNLRGRADPNLNAVKIEKLSDDEEVDITDDMDELLTPAFQQETGKSELSVIPKSPVEETKAVEQGFSSAGHSSATDLPEEDPQHTRPETVDALVFPAVAATCSQHLNGEKSVNLDYQQYNNLVEKAEQSGPVTCPAQGTDQELSEEQRDLADNGLLFPSPCQVDEDHQEEAEELKPPDQEVEVDRSIILEEEKQAIPEFFEGRQAKTPERYLKIRNYILDQWERCKPKYLNKTSVRPGLKNCGDVNCIGRIHTYLELIGAINFGCEQAVYNRPQPADRSRCREGKDTVEAYQLAQRLQSMRTRRRRVRDPWGNWCDAKDLEGQTFEHLSAEELARRREEEKLKPAKSSKGSRQIKSSFDPFQLIPCCLFTEEKQEPFQVKVSSEVLLIMDLHSHVSLAEVIGLLGGKYSEADKIVEVCAAEPCNSLSTGLQCEMDPVSQTQASESLAARGFQVIGWYHSHPAFEPSPSIRDIDTQAKYQSYFSRGGAMFIGMIISPYNRNNPLPYSQITCLVISDEISSDGSYRLPYKFEMEQMLEEPQWELVFEKTRWIIEKYRFCHSSVPMDKIFHRDSDLTCLQKLLECMRKTLGKVTNCLIAEEFLTQIENLFLSTYKSEKDAEGSENERSHELPV; translated from the exons ATGGCGGCGGCGGACGAGCCCGAGGTGGACATCGAGGGGGACCCTGCGGCCGCGCCGGG AGATCATGAAAATACAGCATCAAGCCTGCTGCAGGATCACTATCTTGATTCATCTTGGAGAACTGGCAACAGTCTT CCATGGACGTTGGACAGCAGCATTAGTGAAGAAAACAGGGCTGTCATTGAGAAGATGTTGCTGGAAGAAGA ATATTATTTATCTAATAAATCGCTTTCTGAAAAAATATGGCTCAACCAAAAAGAAGTGGAGAAAAGATCTATGAAAAG CCCGCAtaagaaaactggaaaagtCAT GGTGCGTTCACCCACAAAATCACCTGGCTGTTCCTTAAAGTGGACATCAGAGGAGAAAGAGCTGTTTGAACAAGGACTG GTGAAATTTGGCCGCAGGTGGACGAAAATTGCCAAACTGATCGGCACTCGAACGGTTCTGCAAGTCAAGAGCTATGCTCGGCAGTACTTCAGGAACAAG GCAAAAAATGGTGATTCAGAAAAAGAAGAGCAAAGTCAGTGTGggagcagccttcccatggaagATGGGGCAGGAATGGAAGCTGGAAACTTGAGAGGCCGTGCAGACCCCAACCTGAATGCGGTGAAAATCGAGAAGCTGTCAGATGATGAGGAAGTGGACATAACTGATGACATGGATGAACTACTCACTCCTGCCTTCCAgcaagaaacaggaaaatctgAATTATCTGTCATCCCAAAAAGTCCAGTTGAAGAAACAAAAGCAGTGGAACAAGGTTTTTCATCTGCTGGCCACAGTTCTGCAACTGATTTGCCTGAAGAAGATCCTCAGCACACCAGGCCAGAGACAGTGGATGCATTGGTATTTCCTGCTGTGGCAGCAACGTGTTCCCAGCACCTGAATGGGGAGAAATCTGTGAATTTGGATTACCAGCAGTACAACAACCTTGTTGAGAAAGCTGAGCAAAGTGGACCAGTCACATGTCCTGCACAAGGAACCGATCAGGAGCTCAGTGAGGAGCAAAGAGACCTGGCTGATAATGGAttgctttttccttctccctgccaAGTGGATGAAGATCACcaagaggaagcagaggagcTGAAGCCACCTGATCAAGAAGTGGAGGTTGACAGAAGCATCATTCTGGAAGAAGAGAAGCAAGCTATTCCCGAATTCTTTGAAGGGCGCCAGGCCAAAACACCAGAGCGTTATTTGAAAATCAGGAATTATATTTTGGATCAGTG GGAAAGATGCAAACCCAAATACCTGAACAAGACCTCGGTGCGGCCCGGCCTGAAGAACTGCGGGGACGTGAACTGCATCGGGCGGATCCACACCTACCTGGAGCTGATAGGAGCCATCAACTTTGGCTGTG agcaggccGTGTACAACCGGCCCCAGCCCGCCGACAGGAGCCGCTGCAGGGAGGGCAAGGACACGGTGGAAGCCTATCAGCTGGCCCAGCGCCTGCAGTCCATG CGCACGAGAAGACGGCGAGTGCGGGACCCGTGGGGAAACTGGTGTGATGCAAAGGATTTGGAAGGACAGACATTTGAG cATCTCTCAGCTGAGGAATTAGCAagaaggagagaggaggaaaaactgAAACCTGCAAAATCTTCTAAAGGTTCAAGACAAATCAAAAG TTCCTTTGATCCCTTTCAGCTGATACCATGCTGTTTGTTCACGGAAGAAAAGCAG GAGCCCTTTCAGGTGAAAGTGTCTTCTGAAGTACTTTTAATAATGGATTTG CACTCTCACGTGTCTCTGGCAGAAGTGATTGGGCTGCTCGGTGGAAAGTACTCTGAAGCTGATAAAATTGTGGAA GTGTGTGCAGCAGAGCCGTGCAACAGCCTGAGCACAGGCCTGCAGTGCGAGATGGACCCGGTGTCCCAGACGCAGGCCTCGGAGTCGCTGGCGGCCAGGGGCTTCCAGGTGATCGGCTGGTACCACTCCCACCCCGCCTTCGagcccagcccctccatccGCGACATCGACACGCAGGCCAAGTACCAG aGCTATTTCTCCAGGGGTGGTGCCATGTTCATCGGGATGATCATAAGCCCTTACAACAGGAATAATCCTCTTCCCTATTCCCAGATCACCTGTCTGGTCATTAGTGATGAGATCAGTTCTGATGGTTCCTATC GCCTGCCCTACAAATTTGAAATGGAACAGATGTTGGAGGAGCCTCAGTGGGAATTAGTATTTGAAAAAACAAGGTGGATAATTGAGAAATACAGATTTTGCCACAG CAGCGTCCCCATGGATAAAATTTTTCATAGAGATTCTGACCTGACTTGTTTGCAGAAA CTTTTGGAGTGCATGAGGAAGACTTTGGGCAAGGTAACAAATTGCCTCATTGCTGAAGAGTTCTTGACTCAGATAGAAAACTTATTCCTTTCCACATACAAGAGTGAAAAAGATGCTGAAGGAAGTGAGAATGAACGTTCACACGAATTGCCAGTGTGA
- the MYSM1 gene encoding deubiquitinase MYSM1 isoform X3, with the protein MAAADEPEVDIEGDPAAAPGDHENTASSLLQDHYLDSSWRTGNSLPWTLDSSISEENRAVIEKMLLEEEYYLSNKSLSEKIWLNQKEVEKRSMKSPHKKTGKVMVRSPTKSPGCSLKWTSEEKELFEQGLVKFGRRWTKIAKLIGTRTVLQVKSYARQYFRNKAKNGDSEKEEQSQCGSSLPMEDGAGMEAGNLRGRADPNLNAVKIEKLSDDEEVDITDDMDELLTPAFQQETGKSELSVIPKSPVEETKAVEQGFSSAGHSSATDLPEEDPQHTRPETVDALVFPAVAATCSQHLNGEKSVNLDYQQYNNLVEKAEQSGPVTCPAQGTDQELSEEQRDLADNGLLFPSPCQVDEDHQEEAEELKPPDQEVEVDRSIILEEEKQAIPEFFEGRQAKTPERYLKIRNYILDQWERCKPKYLNKTSVRPGLKNCGDVNCIGRIHTYLELIGAINFGCEQAVYNRPQPADRSRCREGKDTVEAYQLAQRLQSMRTRRRRVRDPWGNWCDAKDLEGQTFEHLSAEELARRREEEKLKPAKSSKGSRQIKSSFDPFQLIPCCLFTEEKQEPFQVKVSSEVLLIMDLHSHVSLAEVIGLLGGKYSEADKIVEVCAAEPCNSLSTGLQCEMDPVSQTQASESLAARGFQVIGWYHSHPAFEPSPSIRDIDTQAKYQITCLVISDEISSDGSYRLPYKFEMEQMLEEPQWELVFEKTRWIIEKYRFCHSSVPMDKIFHRDSDLTCLQKLLECMRKTLGKVTNCLIAEEFLTQIENLFLSTYKSEKDAEGSENERSHELPV; encoded by the exons ATGGCGGCGGCGGACGAGCCCGAGGTGGACATCGAGGGGGACCCTGCGGCCGCGCCGGG AGATCATGAAAATACAGCATCAAGCCTGCTGCAGGATCACTATCTTGATTCATCTTGGAGAACTGGCAACAGTCTT CCATGGACGTTGGACAGCAGCATTAGTGAAGAAAACAGGGCTGTCATTGAGAAGATGTTGCTGGAAGAAGA ATATTATTTATCTAATAAATCGCTTTCTGAAAAAATATGGCTCAACCAAAAAGAAGTGGAGAAAAGATCTATGAAAAG CCCGCAtaagaaaactggaaaagtCAT GGTGCGTTCACCCACAAAATCACCTGGCTGTTCCTTAAAGTGGACATCAGAGGAGAAAGAGCTGTTTGAACAAGGACTG GTGAAATTTGGCCGCAGGTGGACGAAAATTGCCAAACTGATCGGCACTCGAACGGTTCTGCAAGTCAAGAGCTATGCTCGGCAGTACTTCAGGAACAAG GCAAAAAATGGTGATTCAGAAAAAGAAGAGCAAAGTCAGTGTGggagcagccttcccatggaagATGGGGCAGGAATGGAAGCTGGAAACTTGAGAGGCCGTGCAGACCCCAACCTGAATGCGGTGAAAATCGAGAAGCTGTCAGATGATGAGGAAGTGGACATAACTGATGACATGGATGAACTACTCACTCCTGCCTTCCAgcaagaaacaggaaaatctgAATTATCTGTCATCCCAAAAAGTCCAGTTGAAGAAACAAAAGCAGTGGAACAAGGTTTTTCATCTGCTGGCCACAGTTCTGCAACTGATTTGCCTGAAGAAGATCCTCAGCACACCAGGCCAGAGACAGTGGATGCATTGGTATTTCCTGCTGTGGCAGCAACGTGTTCCCAGCACCTGAATGGGGAGAAATCTGTGAATTTGGATTACCAGCAGTACAACAACCTTGTTGAGAAAGCTGAGCAAAGTGGACCAGTCACATGTCCTGCACAAGGAACCGATCAGGAGCTCAGTGAGGAGCAAAGAGACCTGGCTGATAATGGAttgctttttccttctccctgccaAGTGGATGAAGATCACcaagaggaagcagaggagcTGAAGCCACCTGATCAAGAAGTGGAGGTTGACAGAAGCATCATTCTGGAAGAAGAGAAGCAAGCTATTCCCGAATTCTTTGAAGGGCGCCAGGCCAAAACACCAGAGCGTTATTTGAAAATCAGGAATTATATTTTGGATCAGTG GGAAAGATGCAAACCCAAATACCTGAACAAGACCTCGGTGCGGCCCGGCCTGAAGAACTGCGGGGACGTGAACTGCATCGGGCGGATCCACACCTACCTGGAGCTGATAGGAGCCATCAACTTTGGCTGTG agcaggccGTGTACAACCGGCCCCAGCCCGCCGACAGGAGCCGCTGCAGGGAGGGCAAGGACACGGTGGAAGCCTATCAGCTGGCCCAGCGCCTGCAGTCCATG CGCACGAGAAGACGGCGAGTGCGGGACCCGTGGGGAAACTGGTGTGATGCAAAGGATTTGGAAGGACAGACATTTGAG cATCTCTCAGCTGAGGAATTAGCAagaaggagagaggaggaaaaactgAAACCTGCAAAATCTTCTAAAGGTTCAAGACAAATCAAAAG TTCCTTTGATCCCTTTCAGCTGATACCATGCTGTTTGTTCACGGAAGAAAAGCAG GAGCCCTTTCAGGTGAAAGTGTCTTCTGAAGTACTTTTAATAATGGATTTG CACTCTCACGTGTCTCTGGCAGAAGTGATTGGGCTGCTCGGTGGAAAGTACTCTGAAGCTGATAAAATTGTGGAA GTGTGTGCAGCAGAGCCGTGCAACAGCCTGAGCACAGGCCTGCAGTGCGAGATGGACCCGGTGTCCCAGACGCAGGCCTCGGAGTCGCTGGCGGCCAGGGGCTTCCAGGTGATCGGCTGGTACCACTCCCACCCCGCCTTCGagcccagcccctccatccGCGACATCGACACGCAGGCCAAGTACCAG ATCACCTGTCTGGTCATTAGTGATGAGATCAGTTCTGATGGTTCCTATC GCCTGCCCTACAAATTTGAAATGGAACAGATGTTGGAGGAGCCTCAGTGGGAATTAGTATTTGAAAAAACAAGGTGGATAATTGAGAAATACAGATTTTGCCACAG CAGCGTCCCCATGGATAAAATTTTTCATAGAGATTCTGACCTGACTTGTTTGCAGAAA CTTTTGGAGTGCATGAGGAAGACTTTGGGCAAGGTAACAAATTGCCTCATTGCTGAAGAGTTCTTGACTCAGATAGAAAACTTATTCCTTTCCACATACAAGAGTGAAAAAGATGCTGAAGGAAGTGAGAATGAACGTTCACACGAATTGCCAGTGTGA
- the MYSM1 gene encoding deubiquitinase MYSM1 isoform X2, translated as MAAADEPEVDIEGDPAAAPGDHENTASSLLQDHYLDSSWRTGNSLPWTLDSSISEENRAVIEKMLLEEEYYLSNKSLSEKIWLNQKEVEKRSMKSPHKKTGKVMVRSPTKSPGCSLKWTSEEKELFEQGLVKFGRRWTKIAKLIGTRTVLQVKSYARQYFRNKAKNGDSEKEEQSQCGSSLPMEDGAGMEAGNLRGRADPNLNAVKIEKLSDDEEVDITDDMDELLTPAFQQETGKSELSVIPKSPVEETKAVEQGFSSAGHSSATDLPEEDPQHTRPETVDALVFPAVAATCSQHLNGEKSVNLDYQQYNNLVEKAEQSGPVTCPAQGTDQELSEEQRDLADNGLLFPSPCQVDEDHQEEAEELKPPDQEVEVDRSIILEEEKQAIPEFFEGRQAKTPERYLKIRNYILDQWERCKPKYLNKTSVRPGLKNCGDVNCIGRIHTYLELIGAINFGCEQAVYNRPQPADRSRCREGKDTVEAYQLAQRLQSMRTRRRRVRDPWGNWCDAKDLEGQTFEHLSAEELARRREEEKLKPAKSSKGSRQIKSSFDPFQLIPCCLFTEEKQEPFQVKVSSEVLLIMDLHSHVSLAEVIGLLGGKYSEADKIVEVCAAEPCNSLSTGLQCEMDPVSQTQASESLAARGFQVIGWYHSHPAFEPSPSIRDIDTQAKYQSYFSRGGAMFIGMIISPYNRNNPLPYSQITCLVISDEISSDGSYRLPYKFEMEQMLEEPQWELVFEKTRWIIEKYRFCHSVPMDKIFHRDSDLTCLQKLLECMRKTLGKVTNCLIAEEFLTQIENLFLSTYKSEKDAEGSENERSHELPV; from the exons ATGGCGGCGGCGGACGAGCCCGAGGTGGACATCGAGGGGGACCCTGCGGCCGCGCCGGG AGATCATGAAAATACAGCATCAAGCCTGCTGCAGGATCACTATCTTGATTCATCTTGGAGAACTGGCAACAGTCTT CCATGGACGTTGGACAGCAGCATTAGTGAAGAAAACAGGGCTGTCATTGAGAAGATGTTGCTGGAAGAAGA ATATTATTTATCTAATAAATCGCTTTCTGAAAAAATATGGCTCAACCAAAAAGAAGTGGAGAAAAGATCTATGAAAAG CCCGCAtaagaaaactggaaaagtCAT GGTGCGTTCACCCACAAAATCACCTGGCTGTTCCTTAAAGTGGACATCAGAGGAGAAAGAGCTGTTTGAACAAGGACTG GTGAAATTTGGCCGCAGGTGGACGAAAATTGCCAAACTGATCGGCACTCGAACGGTTCTGCAAGTCAAGAGCTATGCTCGGCAGTACTTCAGGAACAAG GCAAAAAATGGTGATTCAGAAAAAGAAGAGCAAAGTCAGTGTGggagcagccttcccatggaagATGGGGCAGGAATGGAAGCTGGAAACTTGAGAGGCCGTGCAGACCCCAACCTGAATGCGGTGAAAATCGAGAAGCTGTCAGATGATGAGGAAGTGGACATAACTGATGACATGGATGAACTACTCACTCCTGCCTTCCAgcaagaaacaggaaaatctgAATTATCTGTCATCCCAAAAAGTCCAGTTGAAGAAACAAAAGCAGTGGAACAAGGTTTTTCATCTGCTGGCCACAGTTCTGCAACTGATTTGCCTGAAGAAGATCCTCAGCACACCAGGCCAGAGACAGTGGATGCATTGGTATTTCCTGCTGTGGCAGCAACGTGTTCCCAGCACCTGAATGGGGAGAAATCTGTGAATTTGGATTACCAGCAGTACAACAACCTTGTTGAGAAAGCTGAGCAAAGTGGACCAGTCACATGTCCTGCACAAGGAACCGATCAGGAGCTCAGTGAGGAGCAAAGAGACCTGGCTGATAATGGAttgctttttccttctccctgccaAGTGGATGAAGATCACcaagaggaagcagaggagcTGAAGCCACCTGATCAAGAAGTGGAGGTTGACAGAAGCATCATTCTGGAAGAAGAGAAGCAAGCTATTCCCGAATTCTTTGAAGGGCGCCAGGCCAAAACACCAGAGCGTTATTTGAAAATCAGGAATTATATTTTGGATCAGTG GGAAAGATGCAAACCCAAATACCTGAACAAGACCTCGGTGCGGCCCGGCCTGAAGAACTGCGGGGACGTGAACTGCATCGGGCGGATCCACACCTACCTGGAGCTGATAGGAGCCATCAACTTTGGCTGTG agcaggccGTGTACAACCGGCCCCAGCCCGCCGACAGGAGCCGCTGCAGGGAGGGCAAGGACACGGTGGAAGCCTATCAGCTGGCCCAGCGCCTGCAGTCCATG CGCACGAGAAGACGGCGAGTGCGGGACCCGTGGGGAAACTGGTGTGATGCAAAGGATTTGGAAGGACAGACATTTGAG cATCTCTCAGCTGAGGAATTAGCAagaaggagagaggaggaaaaactgAAACCTGCAAAATCTTCTAAAGGTTCAAGACAAATCAAAAG TTCCTTTGATCCCTTTCAGCTGATACCATGCTGTTTGTTCACGGAAGAAAAGCAG GAGCCCTTTCAGGTGAAAGTGTCTTCTGAAGTACTTTTAATAATGGATTTG CACTCTCACGTGTCTCTGGCAGAAGTGATTGGGCTGCTCGGTGGAAAGTACTCTGAAGCTGATAAAATTGTGGAA GTGTGTGCAGCAGAGCCGTGCAACAGCCTGAGCACAGGCCTGCAGTGCGAGATGGACCCGGTGTCCCAGACGCAGGCCTCGGAGTCGCTGGCGGCCAGGGGCTTCCAGGTGATCGGCTGGTACCACTCCCACCCCGCCTTCGagcccagcccctccatccGCGACATCGACACGCAGGCCAAGTACCAG aGCTATTTCTCCAGGGGTGGTGCCATGTTCATCGGGATGATCATAAGCCCTTACAACAGGAATAATCCTCTTCCCTATTCCCAGATCACCTGTCTGGTCATTAGTGATGAGATCAGTTCTGATGGTTCCTATC GCCTGCCCTACAAATTTGAAATGGAACAGATGTTGGAGGAGCCTCAGTGGGAATTAGTATTTGAAAAAACAAGGTGGATAATTGAGAAATACAGATTTTGCCACAG CGTCCCCATGGATAAAATTTTTCATAGAGATTCTGACCTGACTTGTTTGCAGAAA CTTTTGGAGTGCATGAGGAAGACTTTGGGCAAGGTAACAAATTGCCTCATTGCTGAAGAGTTCTTGACTCAGATAGAAAACTTATTCCTTTCCACATACAAGAGTGAAAAAGATGCTGAAGGAAGTGAGAATGAACGTTCACACGAATTGCCAGTGTGA
- the MYSM1 gene encoding deubiquitinase MYSM1 isoform X4: MAAADEPEVDIEGDPAAAPGDHENTASSLLQDHYLDSSWRTGNSLPWTLDSSISEENRAVIEKMLLEEEYYLSNKSLSEKIWLNQKEVEKRSMKSPHKKTGKVMVRSPTKSPGCSLKWTSEEKELFEQGLVKFGRRWTKIAKLIGTRTVLQVKSYARQYFRNKAKNGDSEKEEQSQCGSSLPMEDGAGMEAGNLRGRADPNLNAVKIEKLSDDEEVDITDDMDELLTPAFQQETGKSELSVIPKSPVEETKAVEQGFSSAGHSSATDLPEEDPQHTRPETVDALVFPAVAATCSQHLNGEKSVNLDYQQYNNLVEKAEQSGPVTCPAQGTDQELSEEQRDLADNGLLFPSPCQVDEDHQEEAEELKPPDQEVEVDRSIILEEEKQAIPEFFEGRQAKTPERYLKIRNYILDQWERCKPKYLNKTSVRPGLKNCGDVNCIGRIHTYLELIGAINFGCEQAVYNRPQPADRSRCREGKDTVEAYQLAQRLQSMRTRRRRVRDPWGNWCDAKDLEGQTFEEPFQVKVSSEVLLIMDLHSHVSLAEVIGLLGGKYSEADKIVEVCAAEPCNSLSTGLQCEMDPVSQTQASESLAARGFQVIGWYHSHPAFEPSPSIRDIDTQAKYQSYFSRGGAMFIGMIISPYNRNNPLPYSQITCLVISDEISSDGSYRLPYKFEMEQMLEEPQWELVFEKTRWIIEKYRFCHSSVPMDKIFHRDSDLTCLQKLLECMRKTLGKVTNCLIAEEFLTQIENLFLSTYKSEKDAEGSENERSHELPV, from the exons ATGGCGGCGGCGGACGAGCCCGAGGTGGACATCGAGGGGGACCCTGCGGCCGCGCCGGG AGATCATGAAAATACAGCATCAAGCCTGCTGCAGGATCACTATCTTGATTCATCTTGGAGAACTGGCAACAGTCTT CCATGGACGTTGGACAGCAGCATTAGTGAAGAAAACAGGGCTGTCATTGAGAAGATGTTGCTGGAAGAAGA ATATTATTTATCTAATAAATCGCTTTCTGAAAAAATATGGCTCAACCAAAAAGAAGTGGAGAAAAGATCTATGAAAAG CCCGCAtaagaaaactggaaaagtCAT GGTGCGTTCACCCACAAAATCACCTGGCTGTTCCTTAAAGTGGACATCAGAGGAGAAAGAGCTGTTTGAACAAGGACTG GTGAAATTTGGCCGCAGGTGGACGAAAATTGCCAAACTGATCGGCACTCGAACGGTTCTGCAAGTCAAGAGCTATGCTCGGCAGTACTTCAGGAACAAG GCAAAAAATGGTGATTCAGAAAAAGAAGAGCAAAGTCAGTGTGggagcagccttcccatggaagATGGGGCAGGAATGGAAGCTGGAAACTTGAGAGGCCGTGCAGACCCCAACCTGAATGCGGTGAAAATCGAGAAGCTGTCAGATGATGAGGAAGTGGACATAACTGATGACATGGATGAACTACTCACTCCTGCCTTCCAgcaagaaacaggaaaatctgAATTATCTGTCATCCCAAAAAGTCCAGTTGAAGAAACAAAAGCAGTGGAACAAGGTTTTTCATCTGCTGGCCACAGTTCTGCAACTGATTTGCCTGAAGAAGATCCTCAGCACACCAGGCCAGAGACAGTGGATGCATTGGTATTTCCTGCTGTGGCAGCAACGTGTTCCCAGCACCTGAATGGGGAGAAATCTGTGAATTTGGATTACCAGCAGTACAACAACCTTGTTGAGAAAGCTGAGCAAAGTGGACCAGTCACATGTCCTGCACAAGGAACCGATCAGGAGCTCAGTGAGGAGCAAAGAGACCTGGCTGATAATGGAttgctttttccttctccctgccaAGTGGATGAAGATCACcaagaggaagcagaggagcTGAAGCCACCTGATCAAGAAGTGGAGGTTGACAGAAGCATCATTCTGGAAGAAGAGAAGCAAGCTATTCCCGAATTCTTTGAAGGGCGCCAGGCCAAAACACCAGAGCGTTATTTGAAAATCAGGAATTATATTTTGGATCAGTG GGAAAGATGCAAACCCAAATACCTGAACAAGACCTCGGTGCGGCCCGGCCTGAAGAACTGCGGGGACGTGAACTGCATCGGGCGGATCCACACCTACCTGGAGCTGATAGGAGCCATCAACTTTGGCTGTG agcaggccGTGTACAACCGGCCCCAGCCCGCCGACAGGAGCCGCTGCAGGGAGGGCAAGGACACGGTGGAAGCCTATCAGCTGGCCCAGCGCCTGCAGTCCATG CGCACGAGAAGACGGCGAGTGCGGGACCCGTGGGGAAACTGGTGTGATGCAAAGGATTTGGAAGGACAGACATTTGAG GAGCCCTTTCAGGTGAAAGTGTCTTCTGAAGTACTTTTAATAATGGATTTG CACTCTCACGTGTCTCTGGCAGAAGTGATTGGGCTGCTCGGTGGAAAGTACTCTGAAGCTGATAAAATTGTGGAA GTGTGTGCAGCAGAGCCGTGCAACAGCCTGAGCACAGGCCTGCAGTGCGAGATGGACCCGGTGTCCCAGACGCAGGCCTCGGAGTCGCTGGCGGCCAGGGGCTTCCAGGTGATCGGCTGGTACCACTCCCACCCCGCCTTCGagcccagcccctccatccGCGACATCGACACGCAGGCCAAGTACCAG aGCTATTTCTCCAGGGGTGGTGCCATGTTCATCGGGATGATCATAAGCCCTTACAACAGGAATAATCCTCTTCCCTATTCCCAGATCACCTGTCTGGTCATTAGTGATGAGATCAGTTCTGATGGTTCCTATC GCCTGCCCTACAAATTTGAAATGGAACAGATGTTGGAGGAGCCTCAGTGGGAATTAGTATTTGAAAAAACAAGGTGGATAATTGAGAAATACAGATTTTGCCACAG CAGCGTCCCCATGGATAAAATTTTTCATAGAGATTCTGACCTGACTTGTTTGCAGAAA CTTTTGGAGTGCATGAGGAAGACTTTGGGCAAGGTAACAAATTGCCTCATTGCTGAAGAGTTCTTGACTCAGATAGAAAACTTATTCCTTTCCACATACAAGAGTGAAAAAGATGCTGAAGGAAGTGAGAATGAACGTTCACACGAATTGCCAGTGTGA